Proteins found in one Paenibacillus dendritiformis genomic segment:
- a CDS encoding glycosyltransferase family 2 protein, whose protein sequence is MKFIVGIFYVNRLDLLYRAVGSIRHYWPHTVVIDNSPGQELRRTPGLSSMVTVYVPPVPLSHSQSQNLLQSWGAERKCDAVFYMHSDAEAHEGTPEAFLAMLDRWLQEGQRWGLAFTNLDTLAAFRMEAVKAAGPWDTALPMYFSDQDWYRRVLLSGYEIAHTGLGVTHYNDGASTVKSDPYLTLLHQVTFPLYHSYYQRKWGGPLGHETYILPFGQYPVNPVPNYLHDIGGELSGDHTG, encoded by the coding sequence GTGAAGTTTATTGTTGGCATTTTCTATGTCAATCGGCTGGACTTGCTGTACCGGGCGGTAGGCAGCATACGGCACTATTGGCCGCACACGGTCGTGATTGACAATTCGCCCGGGCAAGAGCTGCGCCGGACTCCCGGCTTGTCTTCGATGGTCACGGTCTATGTCCCGCCCGTTCCCTTGTCGCACAGCCAGTCGCAGAACCTGCTGCAGTCTTGGGGAGCGGAACGGAAGTGCGATGCCGTCTTCTATATGCACAGCGACGCGGAAGCGCATGAGGGGACACCCGAAGCCTTTTTGGCCATGTTGGACCGCTGGCTGCAAGAAGGACAAAGATGGGGCCTCGCGTTTACCAACCTCGATACGCTGGCGGCATTCCGGATGGAGGCCGTGAAGGCCGCGGGACCGTGGGACACGGCGCTGCCGATGTATTTCTCGGATCAGGACTGGTACCGCAGGGTGCTTCTCTCCGGGTACGAGATCGCCCATACCGGCCTGGGCGTAACCCATTATAATGACGGGGCCTCAACGGTGAAGTCCGATCCGTACTTGACGCTGCTCCATCAGGTGACATTTCCGCTGTACCATAGCTACTATCAACGAAAATGGGGCGGGCCGTTGGGGCATGAAACCTATATCCTGCCCTTCGGCCAATATCCGGTGAACCCGGTTCCGAATTATCTGCATGACATCGGAGGAGAGCTGAGCGGGGATCATACTGGCTGA